In Ignavibacteria bacterium, the sequence TTATTGATGAAAAATTTGTAATTGAAGATCTTTGAAAATATTAAAAAATGCATACGTTCTTACGTTTAACCGTTCTGATGAATTTGGAAGGTATTCAATACTTTTAAACGGGAACAGGATCACCGATATGGCTGATGATACAGCCAAAGGGAAAGCCAAGCTTGATAAATGGATCGAGCAGTACAGCGCTTCTGCTGAGATCATTGATTGCTCAAGAAAACTGGTTATGCCGCCTCTTGTGAATTCATGTCTTCGCTCAGAAGGCGCATTGATACACTACCTGTTAAAACGAAGACATTATGAAAAAGCTGAAGATGATTTGTGTACTGACCTGATATTCAACTATCTTTATCAGGAATTACCCGGTGAAGGAATACAATCAGACCTATTGAATATTTATGAATATTCCTTCAGCCGTTCACTTAAATCAGGCGTAGGTTATTTAAATGAGTTTTCACTCAGAAAAGATACAAATCACTTAACCCCTCTTACAAATGCTATGAAAAAAACAGGTCAAAGCATTTCTGTATGCTATCCGATTAAACAGGATGCAAATACAATAAGAGACTATAAGTATTTAAACCCTTCATTTTATGTTACCCAGGAAAACCTTCTTACAGTATATGATATTTCCGGTATTACAGAGCTGAAAAACCATAATTTGAGCAGGCTGTTTCTTGAAGTAGCAGTAAATAAAGATGTAACTGAACAGTTCCGCCAAACATTTCACAAATCTGTAATTTCATTATTTGATGAGTACGGGCTTATTGATTCAAGGACATCATTGATAAATCCTTTGTACCTGGATTATAATGATATGAAAATCATTGAAGATAAAAAAGCCAACATAATAATATGCCCGCGCGATCTGAATTATTTCACTTCCAGGTATTTCCCGATCGATGACTTTATAGGGCATGGAATAAACTATTCAATAGCTACAGGATGGCTGGGTGAAGATATCCTGAAAGATCTGAGGTTGTTCAGGAATAAATACAGGGAGCTGAACCTTTCAAGTAAAGAATTGCTTGATTCTGTTACAAGGACTCCGCATTCTTTATATTTTGAAAGTGAGCCTGAAAGCGACCTGAGTTATATGATAGATATCAATAAACCCGCAACATTCGCATTCATAGATTTTGCTGATCTCCGCTTTCAGTTCTTCCCTGAAGAATTAAGTTTCAGCGGTGTTTGTGATTTTATTATTGATAACCTTACATCCAATAATTTTTCAGATATTATGATAGAGGGTGAGTTTAAAGTGAAAAACCATAAATTGATTAATGCTGATGAAGACGGTTTAATTGAACGAATTAACAATACAAGGGAGGTTTTATACAAAACCGGTAAATATGACGAGTTAAAAAAGAAACAAAAAGCCAGAGAAAGCTCAGAAAAGCTTGATATGACGGGAAGAACAGATGATGAGATCAAAATGTTTTCAGATAATTCTGAAAGCAGTGTTGTTACCGAAGAGAAAGATGAATTCCGGATAAAAACAAAGATCCCTGCTTTCAGACCTAAAAAGACCCCCGGGCAAAGAAGCTTATTTGAAGAGTTTGAGCATGTAAGCATTGTTCAGTCAGATGATGAGCAGGATACACCAATGCTAAATCTGTTGGTAACAGATCCTGATTCAAGCAAAAGCGTTGAAGATGAAATTGTCCAGGCAAAAATAGTTGATGAAACAATTATAAAAAGGCTTGGTAATGAAAAAAGGCCAGAGAATGTTAATAAGCCGGTAAATACTGAAAGTAAAATTGAACTTCCAAAGAATGTTAAGCTGAAATTCGGGGATGATTGATATCATAATGCGCAATTTCCGTGTAAAGAGTAATGTATAAAAAACTGGTATGGGTACTGGCAGTAATATTGTTAATACTTGTTGCTGACAGGCTGGTTTTTACCTCATCTGATATCAAGGTAAGCCAGGTACCCGGGGTGCTGAAAGCAAGCTTAAGCTCTGAAATGAAAATTGAGGTCTACAGGGTAAATATACTTGGCTTTAAAGTACCTTACAGTAAAATAGATGTTTATTTTGTGATTGAAGACGGCAGGAATTTAATTGAGCTTTCTGAAGCAAATGAAGAGGGCAGTGTTAAGATAAGATCAAAAGGTGTAGAAGGTGAAGCTGTATTGGGAATATATTCGGTGAAATCCGGAATGCAGATACGAAAAATTATGATAAGCGTACTTCCAAGGGATGTTGCTTATTTGAATCAGTATTAAACTATATTACCTGTTTCCTTACGGTACTTTTAGCAAAATAAAATTTATAAAAAATAATTTCCAGTAACGTAAGTAAAGCCAGTGAAAATGCGGCTTTAGTCAGGAACCTTGTCAAGCCGTCATCGGGAATAAAAAATCCTATCACAAACGCTGAAAAAGTCCACCCAACAGTAAAAATAATAATTAAAAAAATCGTACTTAAAAACGCGCTGACAGTATTTTGTTCAACATAATTTTTTGCAAATATATACACGAAAAAAACTGCGTGCGCGTAAAAAAGAATAACTTCTATCATAATTAAAAAGCCGCCTTGGAGAAAAACATCTCCTTTATGGTTTTAATGATTATTTTCATATCAAATACAATTGACCAGTGCTCAATGTAATAAATATCATATTCAATTCTTTTTTCAATTGATGTGTCACTTCCTCTTAAACCGTTAACCTGGGCCCATCCGGTAATTCCGCATTTTATGCGGTGTCTTTCAAGGTACTTGGGTATTTTTCCTTTAAACAGGTTGATAAAATATTCCCTTTCTGGCCGGGGACCTACAATGCTCATATCGCCTTTTAAAACATTTAAAAACTGGGGAAGTTCATCCAGGGAATATTTTCTCAGCATTTCGCCGATGGGAGTATATCTTGAATCTCCCTTTTTAACGTATACAGCCCCGGTGTTCTTTTCGGCATCAACAACCATTGAACGGAACTTGATCATTTCAAATTTCTTGCCTGTCATACTCAGACGTTCCTGTTTGTAAAATACCGGTCCTTTTGAGCTGAATTTTACAGCAAGCGCTAGAAATATAAACAGTGGTGAGGTAAGTATCATAACTCCCAATGCAAATGAAAAATCAAAAGCCCTTTTCAGGATCCTGTTCCAAACATTCATCGGAATACTCTTTATCTTAAGGAAGGGTATGCCGTCAATTTCCTGTACCCTAACTGAAGATGTTATTACTTCCAGGAAATCAGGTACCATAAGGAATTCAACATTTTCTCCTTCACTCGACTTCATCATTTCAAACAACTTTTCATGTTCTGTCGAAGGGATAGTAACAAGTACAGTTTCGATATTTAATTTTTGAACCAGGTCAGTAATATCATTATAAGTTCCTAATTTCATATTATCAGGAAGCATTCCGCCTGACTTCCCCTGAAATTCTTCAACGAAACCTATGATGTTAAATCCGGCATATTTATGCTTTGAAAACTTATGATAAATATCATAAGCTGTTTGATTGTTTCCGGCTAAGATAGTATCCTTTAAACCTTTGCCTTTATTGTATAATGTTTTCTCATATTTTAAAACCGCATATCTTCCAATGGTAATTAATATGATGGAAATTATCCAAACCAGAACGAATACTACCCTTGAATATGGAAATACCCTGTAGAAAAATATCAGACCGAAGGAAAATATTATGCCGAATGTGACAAGCCTGGAGATCAGGAAAAATTCATCAAATATGAATACAATCCTTTTGGGGCGGAACATTTTTCTTGATTGGAATATAAGCAGCCATACCGGCAATACTATAAGCGCCAGTATAATATATCCATTCAATGGTGGAATATCCCCGTTAAACGGAATAATATTTACAAATGGAGAAAAATAAAATCTGATATAGTAAGAAATAATAAAGGCGCCCACTATAGATAATGAATCGGATAAAATGTTTAATAAAGGTATTAAAAACTCTGTCCTTTGCGAATTTTTATTAAATTTTTGATCTATATAATTCATTTACTCCTCAAATATATATATTAGAAATTACAATTTATATGATTGAAATTTTCATTTTTTATGATTTCAGTATGTATAATGAAAACAGATATTTAGTATAAATTTAAGGTGGTCTTAAAACCAAAAGATTGAATTTTGCCAATTATAAGCATATTTCATTGAAACATTTTTTTTATTAAATTGTATAAATAATATTCAGATTTATTAATTTATTAGAAAGGGTCAAAATGACTAAATTTAAATTGTTTTTAGGGGTTTTTGCTTTAATGTTTGTTTTAGGGTTAACTTCTGAACTTAAAGCTCAGAACGGTCCCGTACTTTATTTCTGCGAAAAATACGGTTCAGGCGGCGAAGTATCCATCAGCGACAGGTTCTATACAGGTCCGGTTACTGTTATGGTAAAATGTGACTATGCTTTAGGCTTAAAAGATTGCTCTATCCAGTTTGATAAATACAATGGATACAGTTTTGATTACTATAAAAAAGTAGATTTCGACGTTTCAGCTGATATGAAATATATCTATTTTGAATCAAGTGATTTAAGAGTTGACTCTCCCGGTATCTACAGATGTTTCCTGCTTGACAGCAAGAAGAACACTGTTGCAAGCGCTCTTGTAGAATTCATACGATAACAGGCAGTTAATATTATATATAAAAAAGGGAGTTATTAACTCCCTTTTTTAATTTCTTATCTAACAGGTAACAGTACAAATATCGTCAGATCCCATAATGCATGAGATATCAAACCCGGCCAAACGGATTTATATTTTTTAAATACCCATCCCCAGAACAATCCGCAAATCAGCGCAGCCATAAAAAGCATAAAATTCATTGCTACAATATGTACTCCGCCATAAATCAACGAAGCTATAATCCATCCTTTATTCTCGCCGAATTTTTCAGCAAGTGTATCCTGTACAAAACCGCGCCAAAATATTTCTTCAGCCGGACCGATAATAAATAAAAGCAGCAGCCCTATTACAGCAGGATCAAGTAAAGATTTATTATTGTAAACGCCGATAACCTGTTTATCTGCAAACGGCAGTATAAGTTTAGATATTATATCACCTGTATAAAACACCAGGTAAAGAAGTGCTGCAGAAACAATACCTATTAATAAAAATTTTGGCTCAAAAAAATATAGCCTGTAATTAATTGCCTCACCGTTACGGTGGTTAATATATAAGCCCAGTCCTGCAAGCAGCGAAGCTGCAAACGTCATTTCAAGCCAGAAGTTGAAAGTCTTTAAAACAAACATTTCAAGCCAGAACACACAAGCCAGTAAAATCAGGAATACCAGTGGTTTAATACGTTGTGTCATTGTATAATTTAATTTTATATAATTTTAAGCAATTTTAATTAACTCCATTGATTCGCGGTAATTTGTAAGGAAGTGTTCCCTTATGGTTGAATTTTCAAAGCTCCTAAGCTGTGGGTCTTCTGAAATGATCTTAAATGCGGAATCCCGTGCTTTTTCTACCAAAGGCATATCTTTTACTAGATCTGCCGCTGTAAATTTGAGATCTCCGGATTGCCTTGTACCGAAAACCTCACCGGGTCCGCGAAGCCTCAGGTCAGTTTCAGATATCCTGAACCCGTCATTAGTTTCGGTCATTATTTTGAGCCTTTCACCGGAAATTTCTCCTGTTGTTTCAGCCATTAAAATGCAATATGATTGTTCTGCGCCCCTGCCTACCCTACCGCGAAGCTGGTGAAGCTGGGAAAGGCCGAAACGCTGAGCTTCTTCTATGAGCATAATAGTTGCATTTGGTATATCAATACCTACTTCAATAACTGTTGTTGATACCAGGATGTGCAGTTCCCTGTTTTTAAATGACTCTATAGTTTCATCAATATCCTGCCATTTCATTTTTCCGTGAACTAATCCTAATTTAAGTTCCGGAAAGATCTCCTTTTGGAGTATCCCGTAATGTTTAACAGCAGATTTCAGGTCAAGTTTTTCCGATTCTTCAATGATCGGATATACTATATAAGCCTGCCGTCCGTTATTTACCTCATCTTTGATGAACTTATATACTTTCAGCCTGTCTGTTTCACCCCGCAGCGCTGTTTTTATATCTTTCCGGTTTTTGGGCAGTTCATCAATAACTGATACATCAAGATCTCCGTAAACTGTTAATGAAAGCGTCCTTGGAATTGGCGTAGCGGTCATAACAAGCACATCAGGATTATTACCTTTTGCCTTCAGCTTTGCACGCTGCATTACCCCGAACTTATGCTGTTCATCAATTACAGTAAAGCCAAGTGATCTGAACTCAACTGAATTCTGAATCAATGCATGAGTACCAACAACAACCTGCGCTTTACCTGTTCTGATATCTTCAAGAACTTCATCACGTTGTTTCTTTTTTTGCCCGCCGGTAAGAAGAACGGCGTATAAACCGAGTTTTTCAAAATAGTTCTTTAAAGTTTTATAATGCTGTTCTGCCAGGATTTCAGTGGGGCACATAAAAGCAGATTGATACCCGTTTTCAGCAGCAACCAGAAAGCAAAAAACCGCGACTATAGTTTTTCCGCTGCCTACATCTCCCTGCAGCAATCTGTTCATTGATTTACCTGAACGCATATCTGAGAGAATTTCTTTAATTACCCTTTTTTGGGCTTCTGTCAGCTCAAAACCCAGGTGCTCCTTAAAAAGTTTTTCAAAATTACCGCCGATCTTTTCGAAATGGATTCCCTTTTCCGCGGTTTCTGCCGCTCTTTTTTTTAAAGCCATTGCAAGCTGAAGGTAAAACAATTCTTCAAAGGCAAGAGTTTGCCGGGTAAGCTCAATATCCTCTGCGGATCTGGGGTAGTGCATTCTGAGTATTGCTGAGCGGTGATCCAAAAGGTCATTGCCTATCCTTACCGGTTCACTCAATACTTCATTGATGCTCTCAGAAGAGTTTTTAAGTGCGTTAAAAATAATTTTTGTTAAAGTAAGAGGTTTTATCCAGGTTTTTTTAAGCTCTTCTGATAAAATATATACGGGAATTAAAGGATATTTCATCATTTCCTCATCACCTGCTTCAAATTTCTTGTGGTCACGCATATCAAATTTTACATTTCTTTCATATGCATTATAAACAATTTTTCCCCAGAATATATATTCATCTCCTATTTTAAATTGTTTTTCCCTGTAAAAGGTATTACCCCACATCAAGGATTCAATTTTTCCTGTATCATCTGATATTGTGATCCGTGTAGGATGGTTTGGCTTGAAGGGCAAACGTTTATCGATAATTGATCCTTTTATGATGACATTCTGATCATGCAGTTTTGCCAGGCCGCTGATATTTGTATTTATCAGGTACATTCTGGGATAAACTGATAGCAGGTCTGTTGAGTATTTCAGTCCCAGCTTTTCAAATGCTTCAGCTCGTTTAGGACCAACTCCTTTAATATAGGCTATTTCTGTCTTCTTTATCGCAGGCAAGTGTATATTATTTCTACAAATATAGCAAAATATACAAAATAATCATTCTCATTTTTTAGGTTTATGGTTATAAATTAAGATATAATTTAATTTATTTTACATATTTCTATTTCTATATTTTTGTTATTTTCGTGTTTACAATATTGAATATATGACAAAAAATAACTTTGCTTTAATTGGTGCCGGGGGATTTGTTGCTCCAAGGCATTTGCGTGCTATCAGGGATAATAATCAAAACCTGCTTGCAATTCTTGACCCAAATGATTCAGTTGGAATTATTGATTCATACTTTCCTGAAGCATCATTTTTTACTGAATTTGAGAGGTTTGACCGTCACTGTGAAAAATTAAGAAGAGACGGGGATAATAAACGTATTCATTATGTAAGTATCTGCTCTCCCAATTACCTTCATGATGCACATATAAGATTTGCTCTCAGGGCTGATGCGAATGCAATTTGCGAAAAACCGCTTGTTCTGAATCCATGGAATGCTGACGCATTAAGATCACTTGAAAAGGAAACCGGGAAGAATGTTTTTACTATTCTTCAGCTAAGGCTTCATCCTTCAATAATTGAGCTTAAGAAAAAAATTGAAGCAGCCGGCAATAAAAAGAAATATGATATAGTACTCACATATATCACACCGCGGGGTAAATGGTACCATTATTCCTGGAAAGGTGATATGCTTAAATCAGGCGGGATAGCGACTAATATTGGAATACATTTTTTTGATATGTTAACATGGATATTCGGTGACCCTAAGTCTAATATTCTTCATTATTATAAAGATGATAAAGCTGCGGGACTCCTGGAGCTTGAAAACGCAAATGTAAAGTGGTTCCTTTCGATCGATAAAAATGACCTTAAGGAAGGCGATAAAACTTTCAGATCAATTACAATGGATGGTGAAGAAATTGAATTTTCCGAAGGCTTCACGGACCTTCATACAAACAGCTATACTGAGATATTGAACGGGAATGGTTTCAGGATAGATGAAGCAATGCCATCTATTGAAGCGGTTTATGAGATCAGAACCTCTACACCAATAGGCATAAAAGGTGATTATCATCCGTTCCTGAATAAATTCAAATAGGCTGTTAAATTTAAATAGTATCCGGATATTGATTAAGTCTTTTACACAAGAAGGCTTTAAGTTGGTTTTTCAATTTTTCAAAACAGCTACAATCTCTTGATCTTTATATTCCGTTATTAGTTTTTTTCAAGATAAAAAAGGTTAAAATCTTAAAATTATATATGAATAATAAAGTAAATGAAACTGTAAAATCCCGCATTATCCCTTTGGAAGATTTTTTTAAAAATCCTGAAAATACAAACTACCTGATATCACCCAACGGAAAGTATATTTCTTATCTTGCACCTTATAACCAAAGATTAAACATTTATGTACAGGAAATAAGTACCGGTAATGTAAAAAGGCTGACCGGGGTAACTGAGCGCGATATCAGCGGGTATTTCTGGGGAAATGATAATGTGATCATTTATTTAAGGGATAATGCAGGTGATGAGAATTTTCATTTTTACTCTGTGAACATTCAAAACGGTACTAATATAGATCTTACTCCATTCGAAGGGGTGCGCGCTAATCTGATAGATGAACTTGAAGATATAGATTCTGAGATACTGATTGAAATGAATAAACGTAACCCTGAAATTTTTGATGTTTACAGACTGAATTTTGAAACAGGTGAGCTAATCATAGCAGCAGAAAACCCGGGTAATATTTCAGGCTGGGTAACCGATCATAATGGTAAAATAAGGGCTGCTATTACCACTGACGGCGTAAACACAAGCCTGCTGTACCGCGAAAATGAAAATGAATCGTGGCATACTGTCATTACCACAAATTTTAAGGAAAGCCTTACACCTTTGTTTTTCACGTTTGATAATAAATTCCTGTATGCATCCAGTAACATAGGAAGAGATAAGAATGCTGTTATAAGGTATGATATAAAAAATGCTGCAGAAGCGGAAGTCATTTACGAACATCCGGAAGTGGATGTATATACACTCACTTACAGCAGAAAAAGAAAAGTTATCACTTCTGTTATCTTCAATACCTGGAAGCGTGAAAGGGTTATTCTTGATAATGAAACCGAAAAAATGTTTAAAAGGCTGGAAAAGGATCTTGGCCAGTACGAGATATTAATTACGGATAACGATGACAATGAAGAGAAATTTATTATCCGCACATACAGTGACCGCTCACTTGGCGCTTATTATATTTTTGATAAAGCTGCTGATACTTTAACAAAAATTTCTGATGTAAGCCCATGGATTAATGAGAAAGAAATGGCTGAAATGAAGCCTGTTACATATCAAAGCAGGGATGGGTTATTGATTCACGGTTATTTATCTTTGCCCCTGGGCGCAGAACACAAAAATCTGCCTGTTGTGATCAATCCACACGGTGGACCCTGGGCGCGCGATTATTGGGGTTTTAACCCTGAAATTCAGTTTTTAGTTAACCGTGGTTACGCAGTGCTGCAGATGAACTTCAGGGGTTCAGTCGGTTTCGGCAGAAAGTTCTGGGAATGCTCATTTAAAGAGTGGGGCAAAACCATGCAGAATGATATATCTGACGGTGTTAACTGGATAGTTGAGCAGGGAATTGCAGACCCTGCGCGTATAGCAATATATGGCGGCAGTTACGGAGGATATGCAGTACTTGCCGGACTTGCTTTTACCCCTGATCTTTATGCGGCAGGAGTTGATTATGTAGGCGTGAGCAATCTTTTTACATTTATGAATTCAATCCCTGCATACTGGAAGCCATATCTTGAAATGCTGTATGTAATGGTAGGCCACCCTGAAAGAGACAAAAAATTAATGGAAGATGCCTCGCCTGTATTTCATGTGGATAAAATGAAAGCACCGCTGTTTATTGCGCAGGGAAAAATGGATCCCCGTGTAAACATTAATGAATCTGACCAGATGGTAAAAGCGTTAAAAGAACGCGGCATTGATGTACCTTACATGGTGAAGGAGAACGAAGGGCATGGCTTCCTGAACCAGGAAAACAAGTTTGATTTTTACAGGGAAATGGAAACATTTCTTGCCAAACATTTAAAAGCCTGATATAACAATTTTAAGGTTTTATTTTCTTTGCCCCTGTATCTGTAAACACATTTTAATATCTTTACTTTATAAATGGAAAATTTTCTTATATACAGGTCTTCAGCAGGCTCAGGCAAAACCTTTACACTTGTTAAGGAGTACCTTAAGCTTGTCTTAAATTCACCTGACTCTTTTAAAAATATACTTGCGGTAACCTTTACAAACAAATCAGCAGCAGAAATGAAGCAAAGGATAATATCCGCTTTGAAGGAGCTTTCCAAAGGGGAAGCTGCTTCATTGGAGAAATTACTTATATCAGAGGGTGTAAAAGGGGATATCAGGCACTCTGCTTCACGGGTCCTGCAGAACATACTTCATAAATATTCATATTTTTCGGTTTCAACTATCGATAGCTTTTTCCACCGTGTGATACGTTCATTTGCGCGTGAGCTAAGGCTGCAGCTTGGATATAATATAGAGCTTGACCAGCAGGCTGTGCTTGATAAGATAACAGATAAGCTTCTTGATGAAGCAGGTGAAAATAAAGAGCTGACAGGTTTTCTGGAAGATTTTATTTATTACAGCATAGATGATGAAAAAGGCTGGAAGATAGACTTAAAAATCAAAGAGCTTGCAAAGGAAATATTTTCTGAAAGATATTTCATTAAAACCGGCAGCCAGGGCAGCCTGTTTGAAGGTAAAGAAAAGCTGAATGAGTTTGTAAAGCTGCTTTTTGCAATTAAAAATGATTTTGAAGGCAGGATGAAAGAGATTTCTATTAAAGCCGGCGAAATAGTGGATATGTACAGCCTTACAATCGATGATTTCCCTTTTAAAAGATCCGGCTTTATGAATTTCCTTTTAAACCGTATCAATACCGGCGATGATTATGATCCTAAACAGCGGGCTAGAGACGCGGTTCAGGATATTAAAAAGTGGTATGGTAAAGGCTCAAAGCCTGCTGTTAAAGCAGCCGCTGAAGCGGGTTTATATGAGCTGCTGTGCGAAGCGGTTGCGCTTTATGATTCTGAAATAACAAAATATAATACTGCGGTACATTTAGTTAAAACTATATATGTTACGGGAATATTTAAAGACCTGCGCGACAGGCTTAAGAAATACCGTGATGAAAATAACGTGCTGCTTATTTCAGATATTAACAGCCTGCTGCTGAATGTTATTTCAGGAGAAGGGAGCCCCTTTGTTTATGAAAAGATCGGCACCTATTACAAGAATTTCCTTATCGATGAATTCCAGGATACTTCCACATTCCAGTGGCAGAATTTCTTTCCGCTGGTTGAAAATGCATTAAGCGAAGGCAACGGCTCTATGATAGTTGGCGATGTAAAGCAATCAATTTACCGCTGGCGCAACGGCAATATGAAGCTGCTGCTTGAAGATGTGAAAAATTCGCTTGGCGGCTTTGAAAGCCGCATCATGGAAAAAGACCTTGATGTAAATTATCGCAGCAAAAAGCTGATAGTTGAGTTCAATAACACCTTTTTTAAACAGGCTGCCGAAAACGTTTCACTAAATGCTGATGAGGCGTACCGGGGTATCTTTGCAAAAGCCTATATTGATTCAGCTCAGGTACCAAATGATAACTCTGATAACGGGTATATAAGCATCAGGCAGTTTGCCGGTGACCGGGAAAATGAAATTCCGGCAAATGAGTTTGCCATTGCCGATATGATAAATAATATCAAACAACAGCTTACACTTGGCTACAGGCAGCGCGATATACTGGTGCTGGTCAGGAAAAATCCTGAAGCGGTTGAAGCAGCCCATGCATTGATAGAAGCAAAGCTTAAAGTAATTTCAGGTGATTCATTGCTTTTAACAAACTCTCCCAAAGTAAGGCTGCTTGTGAATATTTTTAAGTTTATATCTGACCCGGCAAATGAAATTGCAAGGCCTGAAATCCTTTATAATTACCTGGTATATATCAAACAGTCGTTTAGTGAGCTTAACAGCCTTTTTTCAGATAAGCTCAACAGCAATAAGCTGTTTATAAGGCTGATGCCAAAAGGATTTCTTGCAGGTGAAGGCTTAAGCTTAAACAGTGAGCTTTCAGGCAAAGGAATATATGATCTGACGGAATCTCTGCTCAGAATATTCGGGCTGCTGGATTCAGCCGATGTTTATCTTTTGAGATTCCTTGATGTTATTAAAAAATACTCCGATGAAAACTCAGGTGATGTATACGGCTTTATTAACTGGTGGGAAGACCACAAGGAAGAAAATACGGTTATTGTTCCCGAAGAGGAAGATGCCATCAGAGTTATGACAATACATAAAGCCAAAGGGCTACAGGCGCCTGTTGTGTATATTCCTTTTGCCAACTGGGATTTTACCATCAACCAGCAGTCATCGCTTATGTGGGTTTCTTCCGGTAAAAAACCATTCAACAGCGCGCCGGCATATTTTGTAAAGGCAGCTTCTGCTTTAAAAGATACTTATTTTTCACACGATTACCTTGAAGAAGAAGCTTTGACAATTCTGGATAACCTTAATTTATTATATGTTGCCTTTACCCGTGCTGAAGAAAAGCTATTTGTTGGCATTCCCTTAAAAGAAAAAAAGTCATTCAATGCCGGAAGCGTTATTATTGATGCCGTTTCAGGTAACACAGAGCTGTTAAATAATTATGATGCTGAACACTCGTATTATGAAAAGGGAAATGAAAAATATTTCAGCGGCAGCTCTTCAAAATTACAAGAGAATCCTGTTTACAGGATGAAAAGGCTTATATCGGGTGATTTCACCCAAAAAATAAAAATTAAAACTGAGCTTGAAGGTTTTGAACCTGAAAAAATCAAAAGAACAAAGGAACATAAAAACCGGGGAATAGTTCTGCATAAGGCTCTTTCATATATTAAAGATTCATCTGAAGAAGAAATTTCCTCGGCTTTAAACAGGCTGCTTTTGCAGGGTTATATTACCTCAGAAAAGCTACCCGGTCTTAATAAAGAGCTTAGGGAGATAATTCTTACCGGAGAAGCTGCTGATTGGTTTAAACCCGGC encodes:
- a CDS encoding UvrD-helicase domain-containing protein, translating into MENFLIYRSSAGSGKTFTLVKEYLKLVLNSPDSFKNILAVTFTNKSAAEMKQRIISALKELSKGEAASLEKLLISEGVKGDIRHSASRVLQNILHKYSYFSVSTIDSFFHRVIRSFARELRLQLGYNIELDQQAVLDKITDKLLDEAGENKELTGFLEDFIYYSIDDEKGWKIDLKIKELAKEIFSERYFIKTGSQGSLFEGKEKLNEFVKLLFAIKNDFEGRMKEISIKAGEIVDMYSLTIDDFPFKRSGFMNFLLNRINTGDDYDPKQRARDAVQDIKKWYGKGSKPAVKAAAEAGLYELLCEAVALYDSEITKYNTAVHLVKTIYVTGIFKDLRDRLKKYRDENNVLLISDINSLLLNVISGEGSPFVYEKIGTYYKNFLIDEFQDTSTFQWQNFFPLVENALSEGNGSMIVGDVKQSIYRWRNGNMKLLLEDVKNSLGGFESRIMEKDLDVNYRSKKLIVEFNNTFFKQAAENVSLNADEAYRGIFAKAYIDSAQVPNDNSDNGYISIRQFAGDRENEIPANEFAIADMINNIKQQLTLGYRQRDILVLVRKNPEAVEAAHALIEAKLKVISGDSLLLTNSPKVRLLVNIFKFISDPANEIARPEILYNYLVYIKQSFSELNSLFSDKLNSNKLFIRLMPKGFLAGEGLSLNSELSGKGIYDLTESLLRIFGLLDSADVYLLRFLDVIKKYSDENSGDVYGFINWWEDHKEENTVIVPEEEDAIRVMTIHKAKGLQAPVVYIPFANWDFTINQQSSLMWVSSGKKPFNSAPAYFVKAASALKDTYFSHDYLEEEALTILDNLNLLYVAFTRAEEKLFVGIPLKEKKSFNAGSVIIDAVSGNTELLNNYDAEHSYYEKGNEKYFSGSSSKLQENPVYRMKRLISGDFTQKIKIKTELEGFEPEKIKRTKEHKNRGIVLHKALSYIKDSSEEEISSALNRLLLQGYITSEKLPGLNKELREIILTGEAADWFKPGNKIMNENDIIMPGGLIYRPDKVIIKNDTASIIDFKSGIRLKEHEKQLKQYGNVLLEMGYKKIEMYLYYLTEKKIITIA